Proteins encoded within one genomic window of Sphingosinicella ginsenosidimutans:
- a CDS encoding CcdB family protein — MARLDVHRQPDGALVLDCQADILSGLNTRLVVPLLPPDEAPAVAADRLNPKFEIEGETVIMFTQFASAMPIRELGTPIVSLAKEHSAIMNALDMLLTGY; from the coding sequence ATGGCCCGGCTCGACGTGCACCGCCAGCCGGACGGAGCGCTGGTGCTTGATTGCCAGGCGGACATCCTGAGCGGCCTCAATACGCGGCTGGTAGTGCCCTTGCTGCCGCCGGACGAGGCGCCCGCCGTCGCGGCTGACCGGCTCAATCCAAAGTTCGAGATCGAAGGCGAAACGGTCATTATGTTCACGCAATTTGCCAGCGCAATGCCGATCCGGGAATTGGGAACGCCAATCGTCTCGCTCGCCAAAGAACATTCGGCGATCATGAACGCGCTCGACATGTTGTTGACGGGCTATTGA
- a CDS encoding type II toxin-antitoxin system CcdA family antitoxin: MTVRSVRVAATKRPTNVSLRSDLIEEARQLDINVSEACERGLSEEVARARRERWLEENRAAIEASNAYVEKHGLPLARYRMF; encoded by the coding sequence ATGACCGTTCGTTCCGTTAGAGTCGCGGCAACCAAACGCCCCACCAACGTGTCCTTGCGATCGGACCTGATCGAAGAGGCCAGGCAGCTCGATATCAACGTATCCGAGGCCTGCGAGCGCGGGCTCTCCGAAGAGGTCGCGCGGGCTCGACGGGAACGATGGCTAGAGGAGAATCGTGCGGCGATCGAGGCTTCGAACGCCTATGTCGAAAAGCACGGCCTGCCGCTTGCCCGTTATCGGATGTTCTGA
- the ubiB gene encoding 2-polyprenylphenol 6-hydroxylase, with protein sequence MTSPAVHVWRLLRWGRVLARHGALRGIERDPNTPPPVRRLCRIARFGARVPKVPAYAEAFQAIGPAAIKLGQALATRPDLVGEAAAADLTRLQDSLPPAPFAVIRAAIEEGLERPIEEVFAEIDPEPVGAASIAQVHRAVTTDGRQVAVKVLRPNIEEDFAKAIETYEWAAAQVEQMGGEIARLRPRLVIATFRQWTNRELDLRLEAASASELRENLVAEPGFFVPQIDWSRTSRRVMTLEWIDGIKLTDRARLIEEGHDLKALATILVRAFLRQAVVDGFFHADLHQGNLFALPDGRLAAIDFGIMGRINRQARIWLAEILYGLITGNYRRVAEIHFEAGYVPPHHNIDEFATALRAVGEPIRGLPVKDISIGRMLDGLFKITRDFDMQTQPHLLLLQKTMVMEEGVATALDPDINMWEAAEPFLTEWVRSELGPEARLADSIVRGARMLRHLPDLVRRIDYYYPPPGAAPPAPPLPEVVVIRPFGLLRYVAVGLIGAVAGAGALWLLA encoded by the coding sequence TTGACCAGCCCGGCGGTGCATGTCTGGCGGCTGCTGCGCTGGGGGCGCGTGCTGGCCCGGCACGGGGCGCTGCGCGGGATCGAGCGCGATCCCAACACGCCGCCGCCGGTGCGCCGCCTCTGCCGCATCGCCCGCTTCGGCGCACGCGTGCCGAAAGTCCCCGCTTATGCCGAGGCCTTCCAGGCGATCGGCCCCGCCGCGATCAAGCTCGGCCAGGCGCTGGCGACCCGGCCGGACCTGGTCGGCGAGGCGGCGGCCGCCGATCTCACACGGCTGCAGGACAGCCTGCCGCCCGCGCCCTTCGCGGTGATCAGGGCGGCGATCGAGGAAGGGCTGGAGCGGCCGATCGAGGAGGTCTTCGCCGAGATCGATCCCGAGCCGGTCGGCGCCGCTTCGATCGCGCAGGTCCACCGCGCCGTCACGACCGACGGCCGCCAGGTCGCGGTCAAGGTGCTGCGGCCGAACATCGAGGAGGATTTCGCAAAGGCGATCGAGACCTATGAATGGGCCGCCGCCCAGGTCGAGCAGATGGGCGGCGAGATCGCGCGCCTGCGCCCCCGCCTCGTCATCGCGACCTTCCGGCAATGGACCAATCGCGAGCTGGACCTCCGGCTCGAGGCCGCCTCGGCCTCCGAGCTGCGCGAGAATCTGGTCGCCGAGCCCGGCTTCTTCGTGCCCCAGATCGATTGGAGCCGGACCAGCCGGCGGGTGATGACTCTGGAGTGGATCGACGGCATCAAGCTCACCGATCGCGCCAGGCTGATCGAAGAGGGCCACGATCTCAAGGCGCTGGCGACGATCCTGGTGCGCGCCTTCCTTCGCCAGGCGGTGGTCGACGGCTTCTTCCACGCCGATCTGCACCAGGGCAATCTGTTCGCGCTGCCCGACGGGCGGCTGGCGGCGATCGATTTCGGGATCATGGGCCGGATCAACCGGCAGGCGCGGATCTGGCTGGCCGAGATTCTCTACGGCCTCATCACCGGCAATTACCGCCGCGTCGCCGAAATCCATTTCGAGGCGGGCTATGTGCCGCCGCACCACAATATCGACGAATTCGCGACCGCGCTTCGCGCCGTGGGCGAGCCGATCCGGGGCCTGCCGGTGAAGGACATCTCGATCGGGCGGATGCTCGACGGGCTGTTCAAGATCACCCGCGATTTCGACATGCAGACCCAGCCGCACCTCCTGCTCCTGCAGAAGACGATGGTGATGGAGGAAGGCGTCGCGACCGCGCTCGACCCCGATATCAACATGTGGGAGGCGGCCGAGCCGTTCCTCACCGAATGGGTGCGAAGCGAGCTCGGCCCCGAGGCGCGGCTCGCCGATTCGATCGTGCGCGGCGCCCGGATGCTCCGCCACCTGCCCGACCTCGTCCGGCGGATCGATTATTATTACCCACCGCCGGGCGCCGCACCCCCTGCCCCGCCGCTCCCCGAGGTGGTGGTGATCCGCCCGTTCGGGCTGCTGCGTTACGTGGCGGTGGGGTTGATCGGGGCGGTGGCTGGGGCTGGCGCGTTGTGGCTCCTCGCTTGA
- the ubiE gene encoding bifunctional demethylmenaquinone methyltransferase/2-methoxy-6-polyprenyl-1,4-benzoquinol methylase UbiE, giving the protein MDKVSFGHEQVSPEEKTRRVRGVFSSVAASYDVMNDLMSGGQHRLWKDRFVRLVRPRAGEAILDMAGGTGDIAFRMARRGARVTVSDINPEMLAVGRERAKARAIEGLDWSEQNAERLTFADRSFDAYTIAFGIRNVTDIPAALKEAHRVLKTGGRFYCLEFSQTRWPGFATLYETYSRRIVPKIGKVVAKDEDSYRYLIESIERFPDMAAFARMIEAAGFARVKAEPILGGLVAIHSGWKI; this is encoded by the coding sequence ATGGACAAGGTTTCTTTCGGCCACGAGCAGGTCTCGCCTGAGGAGAAGACGCGGCGCGTGCGCGGCGTCTTTTCCAGCGTCGCCGCCAGCTATGACGTGATGAACGATCTCATGTCCGGCGGGCAGCACCGTTTGTGGAAGGACCGCTTCGTGCGGCTCGTGCGGCCGCGCGCCGGGGAGGCGATCCTCGACATGGCCGGCGGCACCGGCGACATCGCCTTCCGCATGGCGCGGCGCGGCGCGCGGGTGACGGTGTCCGACATCAATCCCGAGATGCTCGCGGTGGGGCGCGAGCGGGCGAAGGCGCGGGCGATCGAGGGGCTCGACTGGTCGGAGCAGAATGCCGAGCGGCTGACCTTCGCCGATCGCAGCTTCGATGCCTATACGATCGCCTTCGGCATCCGCAACGTGACCGACATCCCGGCGGCGCTGAAGGAAGCGCACCGGGTGCTGAAGACCGGCGGGCGCTTCTACTGCCTTGAATTCTCGCAGACGCGCTGGCCGGGATTCGCGACGCTCTACGAGACCTATTCGCGTCGTATCGTGCCCAAGATCGGCAAGGTCGTGGCGAAGGACGAGGACAGCTATCGCTACCTGATCGAGTCGATCGAGCGATTCCCCGACATGGCGGCCTTCGCCCGGATGATCGAGGCCGCGGGCTTCGCCCGGGTGAAGGCCGAGCCGATCCTCGGCGGCCTCGTCGCCATCCACAGCGGGTGGAAGATTTGA
- the mutM gene encoding bifunctional DNA-formamidopyrimidine glycosylase/DNA-(apurinic or apyrimidinic site) lyase — MPELPEVETTVRGLAPVLEGRRIAAIELRRGDLRRPFPPDLRQRLTGARVVGLRRRAKYGLIDTDRGDTMVFHLGMSGHWRIDPAALGPHDHVVIDTDAGHRLALNDPRRFGSIDLVPTDRLDSLPAFAAMGPEPLGGAFDGAVLASAFAGRAAPVKALLLDQRIVAGLGNIYVCDALNLARIAPGRAGGHIARARLDLLASAIRSVLEAAIAAGGSSLRDYVRPDGELGYFSKQWRVYGREGLPCPNCGAPVKRRVDSGRSTFYCAKCQR; from the coding sequence ATGCCTGAGCTTCCCGAGGTCGAAACCACCGTTCGCGGCCTCGCCCCGGTGCTGGAGGGGCGGCGGATCGCCGCGATCGAGCTTCGGCGCGGGGACCTGAGGCGCCCGTTCCCGCCCGATCTTCGCCAGCGGCTCACCGGCGCGCGCGTCGTCGGGCTGCGGCGGCGCGCCAAATATGGCCTGATCGACACCGACCGCGGCGACACGATGGTCTTCCATCTCGGCATGTCGGGCCACTGGCGGATCGATCCGGCGGCGCTCGGGCCGCACGACCATGTCGTGATCGACACCGACGCGGGCCATCGCCTCGCGCTCAACGATCCGCGCCGCTTCGGCTCGATCGATCTGGTGCCGACCGACCGGCTCGATTCGCTTCCCGCCTTCGCCGCGATGGGCCCCGAGCCGCTCGGCGGCGCCTTCGACGGGGCGGTGCTGGCCAGTGCGTTCGCGGGCAGGGCGGCGCCGGTGAAGGCGCTGCTGCTCGATCAGCGCATCGTCGCCGGGCTCGGCAACATCTATGTCTGCGATGCGCTCAATCTCGCCCGGATCGCGCCGGGACGGGCGGGCGGCCATATCGCCCGCGCCCGGCTCGATCTCCTCGCCTCCGCGATCCGATCGGTGCTTGAAGCCGCCATCGCCGCGGGGGGATCGTCGCTGCGGGACTATGTCCGGCCCGACGGCGAGCTCGGCTATTTCTCGAAGCAGTGGCGAGTCTACGGGCGCGAGGGACTGCCCTGCCCGAATTGCGGGGCGCCGGTGAAGCGCCGGGTCGATTCGGGGCGATCGACCTTCTATTGCGCGAAATGCCAGCGCTGA
- the rpsT gene encoding 30S ribosomal protein S20 yields the protein MANTPQAKKRIRRNARRTEINGARVSRIRTFVKQVESALAAGDKTKAAEALKRVQPELARGVAKGVVHKNTAARKLSRLSRRLTALA from the coding sequence ATGGCGAATACGCCGCAGGCAAAGAAACGCATCCGCCGCAATGCGCGCCGGACCGAGATCAACGGCGCGCGCGTGAGCCGCATCCGGACCTTCGTGAAGCAGGTCGAATCGGCGCTCGCCGCCGGCGACAAGACGAAGGCGGCCGAGGCGCTGAAGCGGGTCCAGCCGGAGCTGGCGCGCGGCGTCGCCAAGGGCGTCGTCCACAAGAATACCGCAGCGCGCAAATTGTCGCGCCTGTCGCGCCGCCTCACCGCGCTCGCCTAA
- the dnaA gene encoding chromosomal replication initiator protein DnaA: MTSTNADPIAAAWESIRAGLRRDCGARTFDGWLRPIALGGFDADAGVLRLELPSQFMADWVQTHFAERLALAWRAALPAVRRIVVGVGASAPRTAAEVEIPAPVAAPPSSADNGLYAVALEPRYVFGNFVVGKANEVAFNAARTLAGAEKVAFNPLFIHGGTGRGKTHLLHAIGHEFHRLNPRGKIVYMSAEKFTVEFLAALRANDTFRFKQQLRSADLLMIDDVQFIAGKESTQEEFFHTMNEIISAGRRFVISSDRAPQDLDGVEPRILSRLSWGLVADINAADLELRLNIILKKLESLPDVHVPDDVVNFLAKRISSNVRELEGALNRIAAYATMQNRAIDLDFVSEVLANILRANQRRISIDEIQTRVSDHYRIRKAEMTSARRAREVARPRQVAMYLSKQLTPRSLPEIGRRFGGRDHTTVIHAVRQIEKLRAQDPELDSDIRLLTRQLEN, encoded by the coding sequence ATGACGAGCACGAACGCCGATCCGATCGCAGCTGCGTGGGAGTCGATTCGCGCCGGGCTTCGGCGCGATTGCGGCGCGCGCACCTTCGACGGCTGGCTGCGGCCGATCGCGCTCGGCGGCTTCGATGCGGACGCCGGCGTGCTCCGGCTCGAACTGCCGTCGCAATTCATGGCGGATTGGGTGCAGACCCATTTCGCCGAGCGCCTCGCGCTTGCGTGGCGCGCCGCCTTGCCGGCGGTTCGCCGGATCGTCGTCGGGGTCGGCGCATCGGCGCCGCGCACCGCCGCCGAGGTCGAGATTCCGGCGCCGGTGGCCGCGCCGCCCTCGTCCGCGGACAACGGGCTCTACGCGGTCGCGCTGGAGCCGCGCTACGTGTTCGGCAATTTCGTGGTCGGCAAGGCGAACGAGGTCGCCTTCAACGCCGCCCGCACGCTCGCCGGGGCCGAAAAGGTCGCCTTCAACCCGCTGTTCATCCATGGTGGCACGGGCCGCGGCAAGACGCACCTGCTGCACGCCATCGGTCACGAATTCCACCGCCTCAATCCGCGCGGGAAGATCGTCTACATGTCGGCGGAGAAGTTCACGGTCGAGTTTCTCGCCGCGCTTCGCGCCAACGACACGTTCAGGTTCAAGCAGCAGCTACGCTCGGCCGATCTGCTGATGATCGATGACGTCCAGTTCATCGCCGGCAAGGAATCGACGCAGGAAGAATTCTTCCACACGATGAACGAGATCATCTCGGCCGGGCGGCGCTTCGTGATCTCCTCCGATCGCGCGCCGCAGGATCTGGACGGGGTCGAGCCGCGCATCCTCTCGCGCCTCTCCTGGGGTCTGGTCGCCGACATCAACGCCGCCGATCTCGAGCTGCGGCTCAACATCATTCTCAAGAAGCTGGAGTCGCTTCCCGACGTCCATGTCCCGGACGATGTGGTGAACTTCCTCGCCAAGCGGATCAGCTCGAACGTGCGCGAGCTGGAAGGCGCGCTCAACCGGATCGCCGCTTATGCGACGATGCAGAACCGCGCGATCGATCTCGATTTCGTGAGCGAGGTGCTCGCCAACATCCTTCGCGCCAATCAGCGCCGCATCTCGATCGACGAGATCCAGACGCGCGTCTCCGATCACTACCGCATCCGCAAGGCGGAGATGACGAGCGCGCGTCGCGCCCGCGAGGTCGCACGCCCGCGCCAGGTCGCCATGTACCTGTCGAAGCAGCTGACGCCGCGCTCGCTGCCGGAGATCGGCCGCCGCTTCGGCGGGCGCGACCATACGACGGTGATCCACGCCGTCCGCCAGATCGAAAAACTGCGCGCCCAGGATCCGGAGCTCGATTCCGACATCCGCCTGCTGACGCGGCAACTGGAAAACTAG
- a CDS encoding DUF4136 domain-containing protein produces MAVRKTLLTLAAPLALLALSACATGLPTQVQRFQAMPAPSGQSFVIEPADRDMQGGLEFSRYADLVRRNLVAQGYSEAASRSDATMVVTLDYGVDNGRERVEATPDPFGPPGWGFGWGRRPYFSRFGYFGWRGDPFYWGWDYDIRSYTVYTSFLDLNIRRAADGQSLFEGHAQAHSQTDALTTLVPNLVEAMFTGFPGNSGETLRITVMPEQQGRQQRQPR; encoded by the coding sequence ATGGCTGTACGCAAGACCCTCCTCACCCTCGCCGCGCCGCTCGCGCTGCTCGCCCTCAGCGCCTGCGCGACGGGGCTCCCGACGCAGGTCCAGCGCTTCCAGGCCATGCCGGCGCCGTCCGGCCAGAGCTTCGTCATCGAGCCCGCCGATCGCGACATGCAGGGCGGCCTCGAATTCTCGCGCTACGCCGATCTCGTCCGCCGCAACCTCGTCGCGCAGGGCTATAGCGAGGCGGCCTCGCGCAGCGACGCGACGATGGTCGTGACCCTCGATTACGGCGTCGACAACGGCCGCGAGCGGGTCGAGGCGACGCCCGATCCGTTCGGCCCCCCGGGCTGGGGCTTCGGCTGGGGCCGGCGTCCCTATTTCAGTCGCTTCGGCTATTTCGGCTGGCGCGGCGACCCGTTCTACTGGGGCTGGGATTACGACATCCGCAGCTACACCGTGTATACGAGCTTCCTCGATCTCAACATCCGCCGCGCCGCCGACGGCCAGTCGCTGTTCGAGGGGCACGCCCAGGCCCATTCGCAGACCGATGCGCTGACGACCTTGGTGCCGAACCTGGTCGAGGCGATGTTCACCGGCTTCCCCGGCAATTCGGGCGAAACGCTGCGGATCACGGTGATGCCGGAACAGCAGGGCCGGCAGCAACGCCAACCGCGCTGA
- the trpS gene encoding tryptophan--tRNA ligase, translating into MRVVSGIQPTGNLHLGNYLGAIRRWATMQDSIEGEGGECIFFLADLHAITVFNDPAELRANVNGMAAALIACGIDPDRSILFNQARVPAHAELAWILNCTARMGWLGRMTQWKDKAGKNREGASVGLFAYPVLQAADVLLYQATHVPVGEDQKQHLELARDIATKFNTDYGVELFTLPEPHIGKDAARIMSLRDGSAKMSKSDPSDMSRINLTDDDDAIVQKIRKAKTDPAPLPDSWDELADRPEARNLVAIYAALTDRTPQSVLEDHAGQGFGAFKPALAELLVQTIAPIRSRLAAFSADPAAIDAILAKGSARAADIAAPTLAGAYQALGLPR; encoded by the coding sequence ATGCGTGTCGTCTCCGGCATCCAGCCGACCGGCAACCTCCATCTCGGCAATTATCTCGGCGCGATCCGGCGCTGGGCGACGATGCAGGATTCGATCGAGGGCGAGGGCGGCGAGTGCATCTTCTTCCTCGCCGATCTGCACGCGATCACGGTGTTCAACGATCCGGCCGAGCTGCGGGCCAACGTCAACGGCATGGCGGCGGCGCTGATCGCCTGCGGAATCGACCCGGACCGCTCGATCCTGTTCAACCAGGCGCGCGTTCCGGCCCATGCCGAGCTCGCCTGGATCTTGAACTGCACGGCGCGGATGGGCTGGCTGGGGCGAATGACCCAGTGGAAGGACAAGGCCGGCAAGAATCGCGAGGGCGCCAGCGTCGGCCTGTTCGCCTATCCGGTGCTCCAGGCCGCCGACGTGCTGCTCTACCAGGCGACGCACGTCCCGGTCGGCGAGGACCAGAAGCAGCATCTGGAGCTGGCCCGCGACATCGCGACCAAGTTCAACACCGATTATGGGGTCGAGCTCTTCACCCTCCCCGAGCCGCATATCGGCAAGGATGCGGCGCGGATCATGAGCCTTCGCGACGGCAGCGCGAAAATGTCGAAATCCGATCCTTCGGACATGAGCCGGATCAACCTCACCGACGACGACGACGCGATCGTGCAGAAGATCCGCAAGGCGAAGACCGATCCGGCGCCGCTCCCCGACTCGTGGGACGAGCTCGCCGATCGGCCCGAGGCGCGCAATCTCGTCGCCATCTATGCGGCGCTGACCGACCGGACGCCGCAATCGGTGCTCGAAGACCATGCCGGCCAGGGCTTCGGCGCGTTCAAGCCGGCGCTCGCGGAGCTGCTGGTCCAGACGATCGCCCCGATCCGGTCGCGGCTGGCCGCGTTCAGCGCCGATCCGGCGGCGATCGATGCGATCCTTGCGAAGGGATCGGCTCGGGCGGCGGATATCGCCGCGCCGACGCTGGCGGGCGCCTATCAGGCGCTTGGCCTGCCGCGATAG
- the murJ gene encoding murein biosynthesis integral membrane protein MurJ, whose translation MNLVRSLGSVGGLTLVSRVLALVRDTLQASYVGAGFASDAFFVAFRLPNMFRALFAEGAFNAAFIPLFNRKVAEGGGLSPGLRFAERTLAVLFPVLLVFTIVMIVAAWPVTWGLSGGFDNPTPDQFAFAVSLSRITFPYLMLISLASLLGGILNSMDRFWVNAAAPILLNVAMIAALWFFHGSGPEGAYVTARAQAISVTVGGALQLGWLMIACRQAGVSLKLRRPRLDDDVRQLMKLILPAAVGAGAVQVNLAISTALAGGLLDAGSISYIYYADRLNQLPLGLIGIGLGTILLPTVSRLLSSGKEAEAMETQNRGIELALFLTLPATAAFIFASEPIIRGLFQHGRFTAEDSLLCSWALSAFSLGLPSYVLVKVLTPGFYARADTKTPVRLAIYSVGINLVGNLILIPTLGRFGVGHVGPPLATAIASCVNTWMLYRTLRARGHFEADRQLKRRIPRLALAALIMGGLLFFLAPYADPWLTQSLIVRFLALAVLVGGGIAVYGLACFATGAFALDDLKTLIRRRARTAETKD comes from the coding sequence ATGAACCTCGTCCGCTCATTGGGCTCGGTCGGCGGATTGACCCTGGTCAGCCGCGTCCTCGCGCTGGTTCGCGATACGCTCCAGGCAAGCTATGTCGGCGCGGGCTTCGCCTCCGACGCCTTCTTCGTCGCCTTCCGCCTGCCCAACATGTTCCGCGCGCTGTTCGCCGAAGGGGCGTTCAACGCGGCCTTCATCCCGCTGTTCAACCGCAAGGTGGCCGAAGGCGGCGGCCTCTCGCCTGGCCTGCGCTTCGCGGAGCGGACGCTGGCGGTGCTCTTTCCCGTCCTGCTCGTCTTCACGATCGTCATGATCGTCGCCGCCTGGCCGGTGACCTGGGGCCTTTCGGGCGGGTTCGACAATCCGACGCCGGACCAGTTCGCCTTCGCGGTCAGCCTGTCGCGGATCACCTTCCCCTATCTGATGCTGATCAGCCTCGCCTCGCTGCTCGGCGGCATCCTCAATTCAATGGATCGCTTCTGGGTGAACGCGGCGGCGCCGATCCTGCTCAACGTCGCGATGATCGCGGCCTTGTGGTTCTTCCACGGCAGCGGGCCGGAGGGCGCCTATGTGACGGCGCGCGCGCAGGCGATTTCGGTCACTGTGGGCGGCGCGCTCCAGCTCGGCTGGCTGATGATCGCCTGTCGCCAGGCCGGCGTGAGCCTGAAGCTCAGGCGCCCCCGGCTCGACGACGACGTCCGCCAGCTCATGAAGCTGATCCTTCCGGCCGCGGTCGGCGCCGGCGCGGTGCAGGTCAATCTCGCCATCTCGACGGCGCTCGCCGGCGGCCTGCTCGATGCCGGATCGATCTCGTACATCTATTATGCCGACCGGCTGAACCAGCTCCCGCTCGGCCTCATCGGCATCGGGCTCGGCACCATCCTGCTTCCCACCGTGTCGCGGCTGCTGTCGTCGGGCAAGGAGGCCGAGGCGATGGAGACGCAGAACCGGGGCATCGAACTCGCCCTGTTCCTGACGCTGCCGGCGACCGCGGCCTTCATCTTCGCGTCCGAGCCGATCATCCGCGGCCTTTTCCAGCATGGCCGGTTCACCGCCGAGGACAGCCTGTTGTGCAGCTGGGCCCTCTCGGCCTTCTCGCTCGGCCTGCCCTCCTATGTGCTGGTCAAGGTGCTCACGCCCGGCTTCTACGCCCGCGCCGATACGAAGACGCCGGTGCGGCTCGCCATCTATTCGGTGGGCATCAACCTTGTCGGCAACCTGATCCTGATCCCGACGCTGGGGCGGTTCGGCGTCGGCCATGTCGGCCCGCCGCTCGCCACCGCGATCGCCTCGTGCGTCAACACCTGGATGCTCTACCGGACGCTGCGGGCACGCGGGCATTTCGAGGCGGACCGGCAGCTGAAGCGACGGATCCCCCGGCTCGCCCTCGCCGCGCTCATCATGGGCGGCCTGCTCTTCTTCCTCGCGCCCTATGCCGATCCATGGCTGACCCAATCGCTGATCGTCCGGTTCCTCGCGCTCGCGGTGCTGGTCGGCGGCGGCATCGCGGTCTATGGCCTCGCCTGCTTCGCGACCGGCGCCTTCGCGCTGGACGATTTGAAAACACTCATCCGCCGGCGCGCGCGCACGGCCGAAACGAAGGACTGA
- the secB gene encoding protein-export chaperone SecB gives MAEDEGANGAADPMIAGSDTPPQIGIIAQYVKDLSFENPNAPAVYQWQSQPQMDVQFNIGAQMVGEDVHEVALKIDIKATATEGTAFQAELLYAGLFALKNLPADQLQPFLLAEAPRLLFPFARRVIADASIDAGFPPLMLDPIDFAGLYMQQQGQLLSGEPAGQA, from the coding sequence ATGGCCGAAGACGAAGGCGCGAACGGCGCCGCCGACCCGATGATCGCAGGCAGCGACACGCCGCCGCAGATCGGCATCATCGCGCAATATGTGAAGGACCTGTCCTTCGAAAATCCGAACGCGCCGGCCGTCTACCAGTGGCAGAGCCAGCCGCAGATGGACGTCCAGTTCAACATCGGCGCGCAGATGGTGGGCGAGGATGTCCACGAGGTGGCGCTGAAGATCGACATCAAGGCGACCGCGACCGAGGGCACCGCCTTTCAGGCCGAACTGCTCTATGCCGGCCTGTTCGCGCTCAAGAACCTGCCCGCGGACCAGCTCCAGCCCTTCCTCCTCGCCGAGGCGCCGCGGCTGCTGTTCCCGTTCGCGCGCCGCGTGATCGCCGACGCTTCGATCGACGCCGGCTTCCCGCCGCTGATGCTCGATCCGATCGATTTCGCAGGCCTCTACATGCAGCAGCAGGGACAGCTGCTGAGCGGCGAGCCGGCCGGCCAGGCCTGA
- a CDS encoding Tim44/TimA family putative adaptor protein, with the protein MIALFVGLRLYAVLGQRTGHEQQPVTRPEAAPAAEAVPAKTGPAAAGTDPAGFAFEQGAAGGIRAIIAADGGFDVARFLEGAQAAYRMILEAFWSGDRATLARLASPDVCAAFEQAIADRETQGHTHDNRLVAIERATIDDARLNGRVAEIDVRFDAYVSAVTRNASGEMIAGSMTDAVPTNDVWTFRRTLRGDDPNWQLVDTDEAA; encoded by the coding sequence ATGATCGCCCTGTTTGTGGGGCTGCGTCTCTATGCCGTTCTGGGCCAGCGCACGGGGCATGAGCAGCAGCCGGTGACGCGGCCCGAAGCGGCGCCCGCGGCCGAAGCGGTGCCGGCGAAGACCGGTCCCGCCGCGGCCGGGACGGATCCGGCCGGCTTCGCGTTCGAACAGGGCGCGGCCGGCGGCATTCGCGCGATCATCGCCGCCGATGGCGGCTTCGATGTCGCCCGCTTCCTCGAGGGCGCGCAGGCCGCCTATCGCATGATCCTCGAGGCCTTCTGGTCCGGCGATCGCGCCACCCTTGCCCGCCTTGCCAGCCCCGATGTGTGCGCGGCGTTCGAACAGGCGATCGCCGATCGCGAGACCCAGGGCCATACGCACGACAACCGGCTCGTCGCCATCGAGCGCGCGACCATCGACGATGCTCGCCTCAACGGCCGCGTCGCGGAGATCGACGTCCGGTTCGACGCCTATGTCTCCGCCGTCACGCGCAATGCCTCGGGCGAGATGATTGCCGGCTCGATGACCGATGCGGTCCCGACCAACGATGTCTGGACCTTCCGGCGCACGCTTCGCGGCGACGATCCCAACTGGCAGTTGGTCGACACCGACGAAGCCGCCTGA